CTGACCTCCACTCGGCGCACCCGCCTGCCCTCAGTTGACCTGGTAGAGCCCCAGCACATTCTGGGTGGTGCTCCTGGAGCACAGCGGAGGAGGCTGCCGTGAGGCGCCCACGCCCAGGTTGGCCATCGTGATGCTTTGGAGACCCAGCCTGGCAgagcccccacctctgctccGGCTGGCATCTGGGGGCTCTGGCGCTGGGCCAGAGGTGCTCTTGGGGGTTCCCAGCTGCTGGGGGCGACGCAGCTGCAGGAGTGACCTTGGTGGCTCTGAGTCCTCTCTGGGCTCCCCTGGATTCTCTACTGTGGATCGCATTGGGGGTTCAGTCTGGGCACTTGGGGAGAgcccacttccccacccccagggccctgccccacctGGCGAGGTGCTGAGCATGGTGCAGAAGGGCGCATGCCCAGTGGGCCGCGTCCAGCGgtgcctggctgcctgctgcagGTCCAGGCGCGCATGCGGGCGCAGCTGGAGCAGGGCCCGGATCAGGTCCTGGCACTCTGCGGGCGGAGGACTCAATGGCTGCAGCCAGTCCCCCCTCCACCTGCCCTCTTGCTTCCCCATCCTGTGCTCACTCCCCATCAACAATTACCAGAGCTTTGAGGGGTCTGCTGGAGGCCCTCCGCCTGTCACCAGTGGGCAGACAGGCATAGAGAGGCAAGGTCTGAGTTAGGTCCCACCTCAGTCCAGCCTCCCCCTCACTACAGTAGGCAGGAGGAGGGTGCCAGGTGAGGCTCCTCTGTTACCCCCTCCATGGCACAGAATGACCCTCTGACCCAGGTCCTCTGGGACTTGGGAAAGACTCGGTGGCGGCACTTACCTGGGGACAGGCCAGGTGGGAAGGTGGGGCCACGGCGCATCAGGAGCAGCATGCGGTGGGGCCTGCATTCCTTGAAGGGCAGCTTCCCGGTCACCATGGCATAAAGGATGACACCTCTGGGGACAGTGGCTCTTAaggcacacccctccccccgcacccagGGGCCTTGCTTCTGGGGTGGCTGGTGGGGTGGCACTCACAGGCTCCACAGGTCGGCCTGCTCCCCACTATACTTCTTGCTCATGAGGATCTCAGGGGCGGTGTAGGCCATGGAGCCGCAGAAGGTGCTCAGCAGTGCTTTCTTGACCCCCGACTGGCTGGCGAAGCCGAAGTctgcaggggtgcagggcaggcgGTTCGGCGGGAGAGGCGGCTATGTGGTGGGCCTGGGGTCCactgcagggtggggtggaggcctTCTGGGAGGGTTGGAGGTCAAGCCAGGCTGGGATCCCGTCTGGAGCAGAGCGGCGTGGAGGCTGAGGGTCTGGCAGGCATGCCAGTGCCAGCGTGTAGGGGCCTTGTGCAAGTGGGTGGTGGCTGGGGTCAAGAGTCAGGGCAAGCGGGCACAAGGGCAAGGGCTGGCCAGAGACTCACCCGTCAGCTTCAGGAGGCCTCGGTCATCCAGCAGGATGTTCTCACATTTTAGGTCCCTGCACGGGGaagggcaggtggggctgggcctgggctcgGGTCGGCCTCTCCATGCAGGTGGGGGTCAGGCCGGGCTGCTCCCTCACCGGTGCACGATGCCGGCACTGTGGCAGTGGGCTACTGCACTGACCAGCTGCCGGAACAGCCTGCGAGcctccttctcccccagccccgggcagcaGCGGTGGTCCGACACCGAGTTGATGTGCTCCAGCAGGTCGCCACCGCCTGCCAGCTCCAGCACCAAGTAGGCGCGCTGGCTGTTGTGATAGGTCTCATAAAGCTGCACCTGCACGACGCCCAGCCGCCTGCTGCCACCACGAGGAGGGGCTGTGCGGTGCCCTGGGTTGGGGCGTCGGGATGGGGGCGGTggtgggcctggggtgggcagcaggTGAGGTGAGGGCTGGCACCGGGGAGGGGCAGGATGTTTGCAGGCTGCTGTGGGGTCTCTGCCTACCACATTCAGGTGCTTGTAGGTAGCGTTGAGTGACGAGATCTCACGGGGCAGGAACTTGCAGGAGAGCTCCACAGGGGCCTCAGCGGTGGAAATGACCTTGATAGCCACCTGCAGGAGCGAAGGGTGGCCGCTGTGTACAGACTGCAGCCccttggggcagggtggggcaggacagGTCCCTTGTCCTTTGTGCACAAGCCAAACTGGGCAGGGTAAGCAGAGTCCTGGGGGACACTGTTGTCCAGACACTTACATGCTCAGGTGTTCAAGGACTTGAAGTGGTCAGCCTGTGGGAGGGTGCAGGACTGGGAGGGAGCCGGGGCAGCTGGGAGGCACCCCAGTAGGGATGGACAGGGCCCCCTAGAGCTGGGTTGGACGTGTCCTGAGCCCAGGGCTACAAAGAGGAGGCGGGCAACCTCACCATGGTGTGGCGCTTGCCTTGCAGGTCAGAGGCCAGCTTGGGGTTGTGCTGCATGCGCTCCTGTGTGGCGTGGGCCAGGTAGACTTTGGAGAAGGCCCCGGAGCCAATCTTCTTGGCAGAGAGCAGGTAGCCCTTGTCCCTGCACTCACGCGCCTGCGCCATGAAGGTCTGCTGGTCCAGTTTCCGCCTGCCGCTGCCCTTCATGGAGAGCAGGGCACCGCAGAAGGGGCCAGGGCTGTCCCACTCAATGCGGGCtcttgggagggggtggggtgtgtggctGAGGCCTGACTTAGGTCAAAGGGGCAGCGGGGATAGGGCCACAGGAGGCCAGGTGGGACCTGTGCCCCCTCGGGGCTGCAGCCACGTTTTGGAAGTCTTGCTGGGACTAAGGCAGAGACCGGGGAATGACCGAGGCTGAGAGCTCAGGGTGGGGCCTGACACAGTCAGGGActggtgcgggggcggggggggggcaggctccaGGAAAGCAGGGGCAGGTTCTAGAGCGGAGGGTTCTAGAATTGCGCTAGCATTGTGCCCTCAAAGGGAATGCCCGTGTCCTTCCTTCCGTCCCTGGGACCTTCCTGTCCTGAGAAGGTCTTGCTGGAACCAGCCCTTCCCTGCATGGGGCCCACTCTATGTGGTGAGAACCCCCAAATGCTGGAGCCAGGCTGAGGCCCCTGTGGGCCACCCTGGATGTGGCTGAACACGAAAGGCCTTCACGGAAGCTGGGCGTGGGGGGCGAGCCAAGCAAGGGCAGCGGGGTTTCTGCGGACACGAGGAAGGCGAAAGGCAAACGCACACCAGCAACAGTTTCAACTGCACTGCTCGTCCTTTGGGAGGGTCCCAAGGAGGCAGCTGAGGCCGAGTCGGGGTGGGCAGCACTGGCCTTCCTCTGCGGAGGCCTACAAGCTTGTCTTACCGGGGCCGAGGCCTGCTGGAGGACTTTCCCCCGAAGCCCCCTGAAGCCTTAAGGACATATCTCCGAGGCAAGCGAGGCCTCCAGCCTgggcccaccccacacccagcagcCCCAGTGGAGAGCAGCCATGGGGGCCTGCCTTGTCCTGTCCCCGAGAGTCTTCTGTGAGCCCCGTTACCGCGGGGAGCAGTGGGTGACATTCGCCGGGGCCTGCTGCAGGCCAGGTGCTGCGCGAAGCGGCTGTGGTGCTGCAGTTACCACCTCCCGCAGACCCCGCCCGACAGGCCCGTCCCAGGCAGGCAGTGCTTCTCCAGGATCTCAGATCAGAGCACGGCCAGGTGACGCCCATTTCACCGGTGACAGAACTGAGGCCCGAACGCAGTCTCTGCCAGGGGCTGGATAGCCCAGAGGCTGTGGACTGCTGTCCTGGGGGTGTCCCACAGGGCCTGGGTCGTGGTGGGGGCTCAGTGTCCGTCCCCCGCTGGGGCTCGCGGTGGCTGTGGTGTGCCTTGCTGCAGGAAAGGCCCGGGAATGCCCTGCCCAGGATGCTGAGGCTCATTTTCTCATTCCTGTTGGACTGGGAGCTGCTTGAGAGCAAGGCTTGTGTCTGCCCTTCCCTTGCTCCCCCACAGGCTGCGTCTGGCGCACTGCCTGGAATGTGGACAAAGTAACCAGTGTGCTGTTGACCTGCGGGTTAGGTAAAGAGCAACCACTGCAGGTATTCCCAGCAGAGGGGATTCCAAGCAGAGGGGATTTAAGGTGGGGCTGCTCCTCAGGTGTTGGAAGCACTGGAGAAGGGCCCTGTCTAGAGCCAGTACAGCACAAGGGAAAACCGCGGGGGTCTGCCCGAGGGTGGCTGTGCCATTGCCCACACCCCTCTCACTTCCCCAGCTCCCACCGTGGCACAGGCCACACCGGAGGCCGGCAAGTCAGTCACCAGCTCCGGTCTGCAGTCcgtcttccctcctctttctttgcACCCTAGGGCGTCCCTCCATCCCACGGGCACACCTTGAGTGCACATCACACGCTGAGCTTGGTGCTGAGCCCTTGGGAGCAAATCCTGGACACAGGCCTTTTGTAGAGCTTACTGTTGGGGAAGGGAAATTGGCATGAATAATTTAGTAAAAGTGAAATGACATCTGTGATGTGTGCTGAGCAGTTTGTGTGCTTGGGGACTGGAGTCCCGCcgaggctgggcagggggcagggccagcaggacATGCTGGGCCCTGGCCATGGGGAACATGGTTAGGGCTTTGGCGGGAGAGCAAGCCACCCAGGTGTGAGTTTGGAAGaaccctcctgtctccctccctggcAACCTCCACGTGCCCTAATTAACCCCTGCCCCCTCCGGCCTGGTGGGATCAGGGTTGGAGGGCGAGGTTTGGTCTCTTCCCGAGAGGCCAGCTTCATCTGCCAGCCCCTCACTCAGCCACCTGAGTTCTGTCTTCCCCTACAAAAGAAACAGGCTGAAGCCCTTTTCTCTGTGAAGAAAAATGCCCCTCCTCCGAGCTGTCACCCTGCCCTCCTACTGACCCTGGGGTCCCACTCTGCCACCTTGCACCCTCGCCAGCAGCTCCCTGCAGACCTAACCTGCAGCAGGACGCAGACACTTACTACACTGTGGATGCGGTGCTGCTGAACACTTCCTTCTCCAAATGCGCTGTTCACTTCCTGAACGtcactttgttttcatttgtgaaCACGTTCAGGCGATTTCAGCGTCAGGGTCTTTGCAGGTGGCAGTGTCTCTACCTAGAACGCCGGCTGCTGTCCCAGCCCTCAGCCGCGCCCCCTTACAGCACGTCGTGTGTCCTATGGATCGTTTACCTGCTTATTGTCTGCCCTTCCAGATCCCAAGATCCTGAACGCAGAGACCTGCTCCTCTTCATTCCAAGGTGTACCCGCAGACTGAACACGCgcctcccctgtgtgtgtgtgcacctgtacGCGGAGGGGTCAGCGGCCCCGGGGTCTCCGGGTCCCTGTTGGGTGTTcactgtgtgtgtacatgtgtgagaGAAGTAGAGCATAGTGCCCGTGTGTCCAGGTCAGGTCCACCCGGCGTGTGTACCTGTTCAGGTGTGTGTTTGCAAGCAGGCCGGCCTTGGGCGCAATGGCGCGCCAAGCCCGCGTCTCTGAGGGGTCCCGCCTGTGTGGCTGTGTGGGGCAGTGTGTGTATCGTGCAGATCGTGGGGGTGTAAGTGTCCAATGTGGACACCGGGGAAGGTGAGAGAGGAGACCGCGCGCCCCGCGCGCAGGAAGCCTGAGCGTGCTCCCAGCGCCTGCGCAGTGACAGGCCGAACCCGAGCCGGAGCCCAACAGTCCGGCCGGGAGGTCCAGGGGCGACCCGGGCGGGGCCGAAGGCAAGGCGGAGTTTGCGCACTCCCGCTCGCTGGGGTTCGGTAGCAGTGGGCAGAGAGCGAGAGGGACGCGCCTCCGACCTATCAGCGCGGAGATCGCGTGGGGGCGGGCCCGGGCCGCCGCGCGCCGGGCCGCGGTTGGCCGAGGGCCGCTGGGGCGGGCTCAACGCGTGGCCCCGCCCAGTCCGGTTCGCGGCTGGGCGGGAGGGCTGATCCCGGCCGCTGCGGCGGCTCCCCTTCAGGTAACCGGTGGGCGGGGGCTGGAGACCCGCGGCGCCCACCGGGGCGGGCGCCCCTCGGGGAagcctggggctgaggctggacGGCACCGCGCTGGCCAGATCGCGCCGGAGGCTGAGTCAGGGGCGCCTCCCCAAGGTCACCAGGCTAGTGCGGCGAGCGTACCGGGCGTCGCGGGGCCGAGCCCGCCAGCCCGCCCTCCGCTCCCCAAGCTCAGGTGCGCCCAGGTCCCCGCGGGGCCTGTTCGCCGCGTCGCAACCCCGGAAGAGAGGCTCGGGAACCCTGCCGCTCGCCGCTTCCTCACGCCGGCGCGGGGTGCCCGGCCCCCTCCCGGGGTGGACGCGGGGTGCCCGGGCTCGTGCCCGCCTGAGCGCGGGAGGTCCCCTGTCCCAGCGCCTGCCACCTCCCTGGGGGCATGTGGTCCACGTTCCTGCTTCCCCCAAAGGAGACTCCGAGGGAGTTCCAAAGCTCGGGGTCGTTGTACTCTTTCCCTGTCCCTTTgacagggaaggaggtgaggcCGAGTAGGGGGGCATTCGTCCGGAGTCACGAGGGTCCTCGGCCAGAGCGTGTAGGTGCTATAGTGGCGGGGCTGCGGGCAGCCCCGATCTCGGCATCGGTGAGAGCCGCGCGGTGCCTGGCCAgcccgggcccctgggcccctcggCCTGGATTTGGGTTCCGATTTTCCTGCAGCGCTGGCCCCGCGGCAGCGCAGCGTTAGGACCAGGGCTCCGTGGGCACGGGCGTTTCCCGCCACACTTGCAGAAGTTGCCCTTTTCcggcggcggcgggggtgggcggcagggcagggagagggcctcAAGTGCGGTGAGGCCAGCACAAAGCACCCGGcagggtaggaggggcggagggcACAGTGGGTGGAGGAGTGGCCTTGCCCGGGGATGCAAGCTGGCGCTGCTGTCTGGTGGCAGAGCCGAGGGCGGTGGGGTTGAGGCTGTCTCGCAGGGGACAGCCTGGAGGCGGGGGCCACTTTGGAAGGGGATGTCGGTAGGTGCGGTAGAGGCCGCGGAGGAAGAGGCTGCGAGTGCACCGCAGGGTGTGAGAGGAAGGTGAGGAGCCGGAGGGGGTGGTGCTGATTTCTGGCCCAGATAGCGGAGTGCCTGGTGACACAGGAAGAGGTCAGGGGTGACCGGCTTCAGTGGCAGTGAGTGGTCCAGACGAGGAGGCCCAGGGGGCGCTGGGCCCCAGAAGACCACGGGGGATCATTGTCAAGGGGCAGACACCTCGGGGTGGTATGACTGTGACTTGTGGCACCTGCAGTGACAGCCCTGGCAGCCAGGGGTTCTGGGGAGCCGTCCTGAGCAGGTGCGCAGGTGTGTGTGGTCCTCTCTGGTGTCACCGTGGAACCCCATGAAGTCCAGCTGTCTtggtttcattttgtcttttgaaaagattttatttatttatttttagagacagggaaagggagggagaagaaagggagagaaacaccaatccattGTCTATCCctcgcccccaactggggacctggctggcaacccgggcatgtgccctgactgggaactgaaccagcgacctttcggtttgtgggatgatgcccaat
This DNA window, taken from Phyllostomus discolor isolate MPI-MPIP mPhyDis1 chromosome 7, mPhyDis1.pri.v3, whole genome shotgun sequence, encodes the following:
- the LOC114514563 gene encoding testis-specific serine/threonine-protein kinase 5-like → MKGSGRRKLDQQTFMAQARECRDKGYLLSAKKIGSGAFSKVYLAHATQERMQHNPKLASDLQGKRHTMVAIKVISTAEAPVELSCKFLPREISSLNATYKHLNVVQLYETYHNSQRAYLVLELAGGGDLLEHINSVSDHRCCPGLGEKEARRLFRQLVSAVAHCHSAGIVHRDLKCENILLDDRGLLKLTDFGFASQSGVKKALLSTFCGSMAYTAPEILMSKKYSGEQADLWSLGVILYAMVTGKLPFKECRPHRMLLLMRRGPTFPPGLSPECQDLIRALLQLRPHARLDLQQAARHRWTRPTGHAPFCTMLSTSPVENPGEPREDSEPPRSLLQLRRPQQLGTPKSTSGPAPEPPDASRSRGGGSARLGLQSITMANLGVGASRQPPPLCSRSTTQNVLGLYQVN